Within the Plesiomonas shigelloides genome, the region TTACAGGTCAGGTAGGCAACCGGTTTTTGCAAACTGCCATCGAGGCGACGATTACGGCCGATGCAATCATCCATCCACGCCCCGCCGCGCTTGTGTTCACGGGCGTACAAGTCTAGATAGAAGCTGCCGCGCAGCTCGCCTTGGCCGTCAATCAGCTCAAAGAATCGGACACTCGGATCCCACACATCCACACTGCCGGCTGGCAGCTCGCGCGCTTCGATACCAAACACCCGACGCAGCACTTCGAACAAGCCGCTGATCACGCGATCTTCTGGGAAGTACGGACGCAGCGCCTCATCGCTGATGGCAAACAGGTGCTGTTTTTGTTTTTCGCTGTAATAGGCGATATCCCACACTTCCAGCGTATCGACGCCGCACTGTTCACGGGCAAACGCGCGCAGCTCCGCCAGCTCTTTTTCCCCTTGTGGGCGAGCGCGGTTGGCCAGATTGTTCAAAAACTCCAGCACTTGCTGTGGGTTTTCTGCCATTTTGGTGGCCAGCGATTTATCGGCATAGGTAGCAAAGCCCAGCAATTGGGCCAGCTCATAGCGCAGCGCCAGAATTTCAGCGATCAGTGGCGAGTTATCCCACTGGCCGGCATTCGGGCCTTGATCGGAAGCGCGGGTGGCATAGGCCTGATACAGCTCTTGGCGCAGCACTTGGTTATCACAATAGGTCAGCACCGGCAGATAGCTCGGGATATCCAGCGTCAGCAGGTAGCCCTCTTGGCCTTTGGCCTGCGCGGCAGCAGCGGCCGCTTGCAGCGCGCTCTCTGGCATCCCTTGCAGTTCGTTAACGTCAGTGACCAGCTTGCTCCAGCCCATAGTGGCATCCAGCACATTGTTGCTAAACTGGTTAGACAGCTCTGACAGGCGAGTCATGATCTCGCCGTAGCGTTGCTGCTGCTCGGCAGGCAAGCCGATGCCGGACAGCTCAAAATCACGCAAACTGTTTTCCACCGCTTTGCGCTGGGCGGAAGTCAGACGGCTGAACTCTTCGCTGTCATGCAGCGCCTTGTAGGCTTGATACAAACCGGCATGTTGGCCCATCCAAGTACCGTATTCGGATAACAGCGGCAAACACTGCTGATAAGCTTCACGCAATTCGGGGGAATTTTTCACCGCATTTAAGTGACCGACCGGTGACCACAAGCGGCTCAGGCGGTCATTCACCTCTGCCAATGGCTCACACAGGTTCGCCCACGTGTACGGGGTATCCTGCGCCAATACGCGCTCAACCTCGGCGCGGCAGTCGGCAATGGCCTGCTCCACCGCCGGCAGCACGTGCTGCGGCTCGATTTGTGAGAACGGTGGTAATCCGGTGAAGCTTAGCAGTGGGTTGGAAGACTGCAGGTTGCTCATGGTCAGTTATCCTTAAAATGTATTATCTCTATTAAGATGGCGATCCTGCAGGCGAAATTCAATGCTCACTCAGGCATAATATGCGACCTAAGAGAGAGGTCACCATGCTCAGCTATCGACACAGTTTTCATGCCGGCAACCACGCCGACGTTTTAAAGCACACCGTTCAGGCGCTGATCATCGACGCCCTGAAACAAAAAGATAAGCCGTTCGTGTATCTGGATACCCACTCTGGTGCCGGTCGTTATTACCTGAAAAGCGACCATTCAGAGAAAACCGGTGAATATCTGGAAGGCATTGGCCGAATTTGGCAGCGCGATGATATTCCCGAGCTGCTGCAGCCTTACCTGTCGGCGGTGAAAGCGGTTAACCGCGGTCCGCAGCTGTTTTATTACCCGGGCTCGCCGCTGATTGCCCAGCATCTGCTGCGCGATCACGATCGCTTGCTGCTGACCGAACTGCATCCGACCGATTTCCCTCTGCTGCGCCATGAATTTCGCGAAGACCCGCGTGCCTCAGCCAAGCGCGGTGACGGTTACCAACAGCTGAAATCTCAGCTGCCACCGAAAGAGCGTCGCGGTTTAGTGCTGATTGACCCGCCGTACGAGCTTAAAGATGACTACCAGCAGGTCGTGACCGCCATTACCGAAGGCTACAAGCGCTTTGCGACCGGTACCTATGCCATCTGGTATCCAGTCGTGCTGCGCCAGACCATCAAGCGCATGCTGCGCGATCTGGAAGCCACCGGCATTCGTCGCATCCTGCAAATCGAGCTGGGCGTGCGCCCGGACTCCGATCAGCGCGGCATGACCGCCTCCGGTATGATTGTGATCAATCCACCGTGGAAGCTGGAAAGCCAGATGCAAGAGCTGCTGCCATGGCTGACCGAGGTGATGGTGCCAGAAGGTACTGGCCATCACAGCGTGACTTGGGTCGTTCCGGAATAAATGCTGGCATAAACTCGGCTCACCATTTCCCCTTGGGGAATGTCACGAGTAAGTAAGCACTCCGGTGCACTGCGCCGTCCTGACTGGGCGGCGTTTTGTCATCTGCGCTAAATTTCCCCGTGACAATCTTAGACCTTGGCCGCAATTTCACACTGCAAGCATCCACCTAAGCAGGTTTTCAGCGCGCAGTCAGATATAGTGAAATCAAATAGCGTCACTCGGGTATAGCCAACCGCGTTTTTACACATCGCACATGAACCTGACGCTCAGTGAAAGCATCAACAGGAAGTTAGGCCACGTCAGCAATCACCTGACCCACACAACGGCCATCAAGGATGAGGCAGCACAGTGCCAGTACGCACCACCGCAACTTGCAGCTTATTGCGCCAGCGTTATCTTTTGCACCGTGGCGGGATCGCCTTGGTGGCGGGCATCGTGTGCGCGCTATTGTCGTTATTTAGCAGCTACCAACAACTGCGCCAGCAAGCCTTACAGCAACAGCACAAAGCGGTTCAACAACTGCGCGATTATTTTGAAACCCAGCAGCCCTTTAGCCGTAACTGGCAAAATCGGTTACTGACCTTAAGCCACTACCCGTGCACGCAGGTGCAACCGCAGCTGCAACAAGCGGCCACCCAAGATCACAGTGCGCGTAGCTACTTACTGGTTCAGCAAGGCCAAATCCACTGCTCTTCGTCCACCGCCGATGAAGCGCGCATGTTACAGCCGTACCTCGATTTACTGTTGCAACACCCACGCACGCCGATGTTGCTCAAAGAGATGGCTGGTAGCGCGCCAGTGCTGGTGTACTGGTGGCCGCACAGCAGCCAAGCCGAGCAAGGGGTGCTGTACGTGCAAGATATCTACCCGCTCACCCATATCCTATTGCGTCCACAGCTGCCGTATATCACCGGCCTGAGTATGGATGTGAGCTACCCCTATCCACAGACCTTGCGCAGTATCGCGCCCGATGACGCCACCTTCGCCACGCCAAAAGCCCGCTGGCAAGACAGCGCCCATCACGTCACCCTCAACGTGTATGGCCCAGAAGGGTGGCAGCTGGTGCCGCTACTGAGCGGGATGCCGGTCTCCGTTGCCCTGTTACTCGGCTTGTGTGTGTTTATGCTGGTGTTCCATCTGTACAGTGACCGCCACCATTTCAGTCACGATCTGCGTGCGCTGATCCGACAGAAAAAACTGCGCATGCATTATCAGCCGCTGATCGACTGCCAAAGCGGTCGCTGCGTCGGGGTGGAAGCCTTACTGCGTTGGACACCACATGGCATCACCCAATCGCCGGATGCCTTTATCAGCCAGCTGGAACAGCATCATCTGATGCCGCACCTGACCCATCACCTGATGCAGCTGATTGCCCAAGACATGCAGCGGCTACCGCTGGATAACCTGCCCGCCGGTTTTCGGGTCTCCGTGAATATCTCCCCCGATCACTTCAACGAGCCGGCGCTGCTGGATAACACCCGCACCTTACGCCAAGCGCTGCCGACACAAACGCGCTTGATTTTGGAGATCACCGAGCGCAGCCCGCTGCATTTCAATGCCAGCCAAATTCGCCAGCTCGACGCCTTACAAGCACTGCCGGATGTGCACCTAGCACTGGATGATTTCGGCACCGGCCACTGCACGCTAGGTTACTTAAACCAACTGCGCCCTGATTACCTGAAAATCGATAAACGCTTTACCGCCAGCATTGATGCCCAAGGGATGGATACCGTGGTGCTCGACAGCATCATTGCGCTGGCACAGCGCCTAGGGATCGCCTTGATTGCCGAAGGGGTCGAAAGCGGGGTGCAGGCCATGTATCTGCGCCAAAAAGGGGTGCAAACCCTGCAGGGATTCTTGTTTGCCCGCCCTATGCGGATTGAGGAACTGCAGGAGTGGCTACAAAACCCGATGCAGAAATTTGCCGGAGCCTGCCCTCTATCGCTAGAATCAATCCATTAGAGCAAGGCTCCTGACAATGGACGGCAAACAATGACCAAACATTATGATTATCTGGCAATCGGCGGTGGCAGCGGCGGGATCGCCTCGGTCAACCGAGCAGCAATGTACGGCAAGAAGTGTGCCCTGATTGAGGCGAAAGCCCTCGGCGGTACCTGCGTGAATGTCGGCTGTGTGCCGAAAAAAGTGATGTGGCACGGCGCCCAGATTGCAGAAGCCATGCACCGCTACGCAGCAGACTATGGCTTTGATGTGGATGTAAAACAGTTCGACTTCCAGCAACTGATCGCCAGCCGCGAAGCGTACATCGATCGCATTCATCAATCCTACGAGCGGGTTCTGGGCAACAACAAGGTTGACGTGATCCAAGGCTTTGCCCGTTTTGTCGATGCCCACACCGTGGAAGTCAACGGCGAGCAAATCACTGCCGATCACATCCTGATTGCTACCGGTGGCTATCCAACCCGCCCTGCCATTCCCGGAGCCGAATACGGGATTGATTCCGATGGTTTCTTTGCCCTGCGCGAGCTGCCAAAACGGGTCGCCGTGGTTGGCGCAGGCTACATCGCGGTAGAGATTGCCGGCGTGATGCATGCCCTCGGCGCGGAAACTCATCTGGTGGTGCGTAAGCACGCCCCGCTGCGCAGCTTTGATCCGATGTTGGTCGATACGCTGCTGGAAGTGATTAAAACTGAAGGCCCAGAGCTGCACACTCAAGCGGTGCCACAGCGCGTAGAAAAACACACAGATGGCAGCTTAACGCTGCATCTGGAAGATGGCCGCAGTCTGCACGTCGATTGCCTGATTTGGGCCATTGGCCGTAAACCGGCTACCGATCGTCTAAATCTGGATGCCAGCGGCGTGGAGCTTGACGATCGCGGTTATATCCGCGTTGATATGTACCAGAACACCAATGTGCCGGGCGTGTATGCGGTAGGGGATAATACCGGTCGCATCGAGCTGACACCGGTTGCGGTAGCAGCGGGTCGTCGTCTGTCTGAGCGTCTGTTCAACAACAAGCCGAACGAGCACTTGAACTACGACAACGTGCCGACCGTGGTGTTCAGCCATCCACCAATCGGTACAGTGGGCTTAACCGAGCCACAGGCAATCGAACAGTATGGCGAAGCCAATGTGAAGGTCTACACCTCGTCCTTTACTGCCATGTACACGGCGGTCACTCAGCACCGTCAGCCGTGCCGGATGAAACTGGTGTGTGTCGGTGCCGAGCAGAAGATTGTTGGTATCCACGGCATCGGCTTTGGTATGGATGAAATCCTGCAAGGCTTTGCTGTCGCCATGAAGATGGGCGCG harbors:
- the prlC gene encoding oligopeptidase A, translating into MSNLQSSNPLLSFTGLPPFSQIEPQHVLPAVEQAIADCRAEVERVLAQDTPYTWANLCEPLAEVNDRLSRLWSPVGHLNAVKNSPELREAYQQCLPLLSEYGTWMGQHAGLYQAYKALHDSEEFSRLTSAQRKAVENSLRDFELSGIGLPAEQQQRYGEIMTRLSELSNQFSNNVLDATMGWSKLVTDVNELQGMPESALQAAAAAAQAKGQEGYLLTLDIPSYLPVLTYCDNQVLRQELYQAYATRASDQGPNAGQWDNSPLIAEILALRYELAQLLGFATYADKSLATKMAENPQQVLEFLNNLANRARPQGEKELAELRAFAREQCGVDTLEVWDIAYYSEKQKQHLFAISDEALRPYFPEDRVISGLFEVLRRVFGIEARELPAGSVDVWDPSVRFFELIDGQGELRGSFYLDLYAREHKRGGAWMDDCIGRNRRLDGSLQKPVAYLTCNFNKPVGDKPALFTHDEVTTLFHEFGHGIHHMLTEVDTGAVSGINGVPWDAVELPSQFMENWCWEAEALAFISGHYESGEPLPQEMLSQLLAAKNYQEAMFVLRQLEFGLFDFRLHHEYSPAEGAKVLEMLHDVKAKVAVLQAPSWQRMPHSFSHIFAGGYAAGYYSYLWAEVLSADAFARFEEEGIFNPQTGQDFLHCILERGGSEEPMALFKRFRGRAPQLDALLRHKGIAG
- a CDS encoding 23S rRNA (adenine(2030)-N(6))-methyltransferase RlmJ; this translates as MLSYRHSFHAGNHADVLKHTVQALIIDALKQKDKPFVYLDTHSGAGRYYLKSDHSEKTGEYLEGIGRIWQRDDIPELLQPYLSAVKAVNRGPQLFYYPGSPLIAQHLLRDHDRLLLTELHPTDFPLLRHEFREDPRASAKRGDGYQQLKSQLPPKERRGLVLIDPPYELKDDYQQVVTAITEGYKRFATGTYAIWYPVVLRQTIKRMLRDLEATGIRRILQIELGVRPDSDQRGMTASGMIVINPPWKLESQMQELLPWLTEVMVPEGTGHHSVTWVVPE
- a CDS encoding EAL domain-containing protein, with protein sequence MPVRTTATCSLLRQRYLLHRGGIALVAGIVCALLSLFSSYQQLRQQALQQQHKAVQQLRDYFETQQPFSRNWQNRLLTLSHYPCTQVQPQLQQAATQDHSARSYLLVQQGQIHCSSSTADEARMLQPYLDLLLQHPRTPMLLKEMAGSAPVLVYWWPHSSQAEQGVLYVQDIYPLTHILLRPQLPYITGLSMDVSYPYPQTLRSIAPDDATFATPKARWQDSAHHVTLNVYGPEGWQLVPLLSGMPVSVALLLGLCVFMLVFHLYSDRHHFSHDLRALIRQKKLRMHYQPLIDCQSGRCVGVEALLRWTPHGITQSPDAFISQLEQHHLMPHLTHHLMQLIAQDMQRLPLDNLPAGFRVSVNISPDHFNEPALLDNTRTLRQALPTQTRLILEITERSPLHFNASQIRQLDALQALPDVHLALDDFGTGHCTLGYLNQLRPDYLKIDKRFTASIDAQGMDTVVLDSIIALAQRLGIALIAEGVESGVQAMYLRQKGVQTLQGFLFARPMRIEELQEWLQNPMQKFAGACPLSLESIH
- the gorA gene encoding glutathione-disulfide reductase; its protein translation is MTKHYDYLAIGGGSGGIASVNRAAMYGKKCALIEAKALGGTCVNVGCVPKKVMWHGAQIAEAMHRYAADYGFDVDVKQFDFQQLIASREAYIDRIHQSYERVLGNNKVDVIQGFARFVDAHTVEVNGEQITADHILIATGGYPTRPAIPGAEYGIDSDGFFALRELPKRVAVVGAGYIAVEIAGVMHALGAETHLVVRKHAPLRSFDPMLVDTLLEVIKTEGPELHTQAVPQRVEKHTDGSLTLHLEDGRSLHVDCLIWAIGRKPATDRLNLDASGVELDDRGYIRVDMYQNTNVPGVYAVGDNTGRIELTPVAVAAGRRLSERLFNNKPNEHLNYDNVPTVVFSHPPIGTVGLTEPQAIEQYGEANVKVYTSSFTAMYTAVTQHRQPCRMKLVCVGAEQKIVGIHGIGFGMDEILQGFAVAMKMGATKRDFDNTVAIHPTAAEEFVTMR